The following coding sequences are from one Mesorhizobium onobrychidis window:
- a CDS encoding aldo/keto reductase family oxidoreductase yields the protein MPSIDKSGTFTLGDRSVKRLGYGAMQLAGPGVFGPPKDHDSALAVLREAVARGVDHIDTSDFYGPHVTNRLIREALAPYSDDLTIVTKIGARRGADGSWLPAFSPEELTQAVHDNLRNLRLDVLDVVNLRIMFDAHGPAEGSIEAPLTVLAELQRQGLVRHIGLSNVTSAQVEEARRIAKIVCVQNQYNLAHRGDDALIDKLGSNGIAYVPFFPLGGFNPLQSSTLSGVAQRLGARPMQVALAWLLGRAPNILLIPGTSSVAHLRENLAAAELDLPEDAVRELNGVAMAA from the coding sequence ATGCCCAGCATCGACAAGTCAGGTACATTCACTCTTGGCGACCGCTCCGTGAAGCGGCTCGGCTATGGCGCCATGCAACTCGCCGGACCCGGCGTTTTCGGCCCGCCTAAGGATCATGACTCAGCCCTGGCCGTGCTGCGCGAAGCCGTCGCGCGTGGCGTCGACCATATCGACACCAGTGACTTCTACGGCCCACACGTCACCAACCGGCTCATCCGCGAAGCGCTCGCGCCCTATTCCGACGACCTCACCATCGTCACCAAGATCGGCGCCCGGCGCGGCGCCGATGGTTCATGGCTCCCCGCCTTCTCTCCCGAGGAGCTGACCCAGGCGGTGCACGACAATCTGCGCAATCTCCGGCTCGACGTGCTGGACGTGGTCAACCTCAGGATCATGTTCGACGCGCATGGCCCTGCCGAAGGGTCGATCGAGGCGCCGCTCACTGTGCTGGCCGAGCTGCAGCGGCAGGGTTTGGTGCGTCACATCGGGCTCAGCAATGTCACGTCAGCGCAGGTCGAAGAGGCGCGACGGATCGCCAAGATCGTCTGCGTGCAGAACCAATACAATCTGGCGCACAGGGGCGACGATGCCTTGATCGACAAACTCGGCAGCAACGGCATCGCCTATGTGCCGTTCTTTCCGCTCGGCGGCTTCAACCCGCTGCAGTCGTCTACCCTATCCGGCGTCGCTCAGCGCCTGGGCGCCAGGCCGATGCAGGTCGCGCTCGCCTGGCTGCTCGGTCGCGCGCCCAATATCCTGCTCATTCCCGGCACCTCGTCTGTCGCCCATCTCAGGGAGAACCTTGCCGCAGCCGAACTCGATCTGCCGGAGGATGCCGTCAGGGAACTGAACGGCGTGGCGATGGCTGCATGA
- a CDS encoding glycerophosphodiester phosphodiesterase family protein has product MRTIWLNLLLSAALALFTGSASAGETRARQILDRFEHANQWRDHVMVAAHRAGSMQARKTLYAENSIAAVEASIALGAEIVEVDVRRSKDGQFIVMHDSWLDRTTNCKGEVVKRTLAELKTCRLVIEGTGAVTDEPVSTLREMLMATKDRILINIDNKLDVDSLAGMIAVARDLGMAEQVIVKENLWNPARITTVKAAMGAIGSGFQFMPIIADDAVRDAGFAEKVSGIFSPRAVEMINWRAGAETLTDTGGPLFSPRMRAAAIRGDWHIWANTYAIVNKPGGFLAGGRGDELAVLASLPRETYGFWAERGATIIQTDEPKAAIDWLAANGYRVPYSDEARPAEPANTASIN; this is encoded by the coding sequence ATGCGAACGATCTGGTTGAATCTTCTGCTTTCCGCCGCCTTGGCGCTCTTCACAGGCTCGGCATCGGCAGGCGAAACACGCGCCAGACAGATTCTCGACCGTTTCGAACACGCCAACCAGTGGCGCGATCATGTGATGGTGGCGGCACACCGGGCCGGCAGCATGCAGGCCCGCAAGACGCTCTATGCGGAGAACTCGATCGCCGCCGTCGAGGCATCGATCGCGCTTGGTGCCGAAATCGTCGAGGTCGACGTCAGGCGCTCGAAGGACGGCCAGTTCATCGTCATGCATGACAGCTGGCTCGACCGCACGACGAACTGCAAGGGCGAGGTGGTCAAGCGCACGCTAGCCGAACTCAAAACCTGCAGGCTGGTGATCGAAGGCACCGGCGCCGTCACCGATGAGCCGGTTTCGACGCTGCGCGAGATGCTGATGGCGACCAAGGACAGGATTCTCATCAACATCGACAACAAGCTCGATGTCGACAGCCTGGCCGGCATGATCGCGGTCGCGCGCGACCTCGGCATGGCCGAACAGGTGATCGTCAAGGAAAACTTGTGGAACCCGGCCAGGATTACCACTGTCAAGGCCGCCATGGGTGCGATTGGCAGTGGGTTCCAGTTCATGCCGATTATCGCCGACGACGCGGTTCGAGATGCCGGCTTCGCCGAGAAAGTCAGCGGGATCTTTTCGCCGCGCGCGGTCGAGATGATCAACTGGCGGGCCGGCGCGGAGACGTTGACCGACACCGGCGGTCCGCTGTTCAGCCCCCGCATGCGCGCTGCGGCGATTAGGGGCGACTGGCACATCTGGGCCAATACCTACGCCATCGTCAACAAACCGGGCGGCTTCCTTGCCGGCGGTCGCGGCGACGAGTTGGCAGTGCTCGCCAGTCTGCCGCGCGAGACGTACGGCTTCTGGGCCGAGCGCGGCGCCACCATCATCCAGACCGACGAGCCGAAAGCGGCGATCGACTGGCTGGCGGCAAACGGCTACCGCGTGCCATATTCTGATGAGGCGCGACCGGCGGAGCCGGCGAACACCGCGAGCATCAACTAG
- the speB gene encoding agmatinase — translation MPNTNIDHAFTARARTGASFEPTYAGALSFMRRKYTKDVKGADAVVWGIPFDAAVTNRPGARFGPQAIRRASTILDNDPQYPFSRDLFQQLAVVDYGDCLLDSGNHQKTPGTIEREAAKILKSGAFLLSLGGDHFITWPLLKAHAAIHGPLALVQFDAHQDTWPDDGKRIDHGSFVGRAVKEGIIDPDRSIQIGIRTHAPDTFGIKILYGHEVEEMRASDIAYAIVDRTGGRKAYVTFDIDCLDPAFAPGTGTPVAGGPSSAKILSVLRQINQVDIVGADVVEVAPAYDHADITAIAGSTVAMHYLGLLAERKARLEELNSGNNVVAALNQASGI, via the coding sequence ATGCCGAACACCAACATCGACCACGCCTTTACCGCCCGGGCCAGGACGGGCGCTTCCTTCGAGCCGACCTATGCCGGCGCGCTGTCGTTCATGCGGCGCAAATACACGAAGGACGTGAAGGGCGCGGACGCCGTGGTGTGGGGCATCCCCTTCGACGCCGCCGTCACCAACCGGCCGGGCGCGCGTTTCGGACCGCAAGCGATTCGCCGCGCCTCGACCATCCTCGACAACGACCCGCAGTATCCGTTTTCGCGCGATCTGTTCCAACAGCTTGCCGTGGTCGACTATGGCGATTGCCTGCTCGACAGCGGCAATCACCAGAAGACGCCGGGGACGATCGAGCGCGAGGCGGCAAAGATCCTGAAATCAGGCGCCTTCCTGCTATCGCTCGGCGGCGACCATTTCATCACCTGGCCGCTTCTCAAGGCGCATGCCGCCATCCACGGCCCGCTGGCTCTGGTGCAATTCGACGCCCACCAGGACACCTGGCCGGACGATGGCAAGCGCATCGATCACGGCTCCTTCGTCGGCCGTGCGGTCAAGGAGGGGATTATCGACCCCGACCGTTCGATCCAGATCGGCATCCGCACCCATGCGCCTGATACCTTCGGCATCAAGATCCTGTACGGCCACGAAGTCGAGGAAATGCGCGCGTCCGATATCGCCTATGCCATCGTCGACCGCACCGGCGGCAGGAAGGCCTATGTCACCTTCGACATCGATTGCCTGGACCCGGCCTTCGCGCCCGGCACCGGCACACCGGTCGCCGGCGGGCCGTCCTCGGCAAAAATCCTGTCGGTGCTGCGCCAGATCAATCAGGTCGATATCGTCGGCGCCGATGTCGTGGAGGTTGCGCCGGCCTATGATCACGCCGATATAACGGCAATTGCCGGGTCGACGGTGGCCATGCACTATCTCGGGCTCCTGGCGGAACGAAAGGCCCGGCTCGAAGAGCTGAACAGCGGCAATAACGTCGTTGCCGCATTGAATCAGGCAAGCGGCATATAG
- the argC gene encoding N-acetyl-gamma-glutamyl-phosphate reductase, with amino-acid sequence MKPKIFIDGEHGTTGLQIRALLAERGDLEIISIPTERRKEPAARAEFLNAADVAILCLPDAAAKESVSLITNDTTKVIDASTAHRVAEGWEYGFAEMDKDQAKTIAKAKRVANPGCWPQGPIATLRPLVAAGLLPPDFPVTVNGISGYSGGGRPMIEDYVAKGEDASEFLPYGLTLQHKHVPELRTYAKLSHDPIMQPAVGNFAQGMITVVPLQLGGLDYVPTGAELHAAIADHFAAIAGGVVEVAPYVQLERVPEIDPEIYNGTNRMKLYVFANDDRAQALLLAVYDNLGKGASGAAVQNMDLMLGLEH; translated from the coding sequence ATGAAACCGAAAATCTTCATCGACGGCGAGCACGGCACCACTGGTCTCCAGATAAGGGCGCTGCTTGCCGAGCGCGGCGACCTGGAGATCATCTCCATTCCGACCGAGCGCCGCAAGGAACCGGCAGCTAGAGCCGAGTTCCTCAACGCCGCTGATGTCGCGATCCTCTGCCTGCCGGACGCAGCCGCGAAAGAAAGCGTCTCGCTGATCACCAACGACACCACCAAGGTCATCGACGCCTCGACCGCGCATCGCGTGGCCGAAGGTTGGGAATATGGTTTCGCCGAAATGGACAAGGATCAGGCGAAGACAATCGCCAAGGCGAAGCGCGTCGCCAATCCGGGCTGCTGGCCGCAAGGCCCGATCGCGACGCTCAGGCCGCTGGTGGCGGCCGGGCTGTTGCCGCCGGACTTTCCAGTTACCGTCAACGGCATTTCGGGCTATTCGGGCGGCGGCCGGCCGATGATCGAGGACTATGTCGCCAAGGGCGAGGATGCGTCGGAATTCCTGCCCTACGGGCTGACCCTGCAGCACAAGCATGTGCCGGAGCTCAGGACCTATGCGAAGCTGTCGCATGATCCGATCATGCAGCCTGCGGTCGGCAATTTCGCGCAAGGCATGATTACCGTGGTGCCGCTGCAGCTCGGCGGCCTCGACTATGTGCCGACCGGCGCCGAGCTCCATGCGGCGATTGCCGACCATTTCGCCGCTATCGCTGGCGGCGTGGTCGAGGTGGCGCCCTATGTGCAACTTGAGCGCGTGCCGGAGATCGATCCCGAAATCTACAACGGCACCAACCGGATGAAGCTCTATGTCTTCGCCAACGACGACAGGGCCCAGGCGCTGCTGCTCGCCGTCTACGACAACCTCGGCAAGGGCGCCTCGGGTGCTGCCGTGCAGAACATGGATCTGATGCTCGGCCTCGAGCACTGA
- a CDS encoding aminoglycoside phosphotransferase family protein, whose amino-acid sequence MDAPAFPERWKVNAPEPIAETFSSRIWKVFRADGSPAIVKALKPFDDVEDELRGEHFLAWRRGEGAVRLLGRDGHCMLLEYAGETLLSQVLAEQGDNAATAIAAEVMARLFSPSDHPAPPDLQPLQLRFSSLFNKAKIDRDAREKSLYVEAAATAERLLADPVDVLPLHGDLHHDNIMLGPRGWLAIDPKGVLGDPGFDAANMFYNPLDRDDLCRDPRRIAHIAEIFAKTLGQTPPAILDHAIAYGCLSASWHHEDGNAIEESRELSIATAIRTVRLSL is encoded by the coding sequence ATGGACGCTCCTGCATTTCCAGAACGCTGGAAGGTCAACGCGCCAGAACCGATCGCCGAAACCTTCAGCAGCCGCATCTGGAAGGTTTTTCGCGCGGATGGCTCGCCGGCGATCGTCAAGGCCCTCAAACCTTTCGACGATGTCGAAGACGAGTTGCGCGGCGAGCATTTTCTCGCCTGGCGGCGCGGCGAAGGCGCGGTGCGGCTGCTCGGCCGCGACGGTCACTGCATGCTGCTCGAATATGCCGGCGAAACCTTGCTGTCACAGGTTCTCGCGGAGCAGGGAGACAATGCCGCCACAGCAATCGCGGCCGAAGTGATGGCAAGACTGTTCTCGCCATCTGACCACCCTGCCCCACCGGATCTGCAGCCGCTGCAGCTACGGTTTTCCAGTCTGTTCAACAAGGCGAAGATCGATCGCGACGCTCGCGAAAAGAGCCTCTACGTCGAAGCGGCTGCGACCGCGGAACGGCTGTTGGCCGATCCTGTCGACGTGCTGCCGCTGCATGGCGACCTGCATCACGACAACATCATGCTGGGGCCGCGCGGCTGGCTGGCGATCGATCCGAAGGGCGTTCTCGGCGATCCCGGCTTCGATGCGGCGAACATGTTCTACAACCCGCTCGACCGCGACGATCTTTGCCGTGATCCCCGGCGGATTGCCCACATCGCCGAGATCTTCGCCAAGACGCTCGGCCAAACGCCGCCAGCCATTCTGGATCATGCCATCGCCTATGGCTGCCTGTCGGCGTCATGGCATCACGAAGACGGCAATGCGATCGAGGAAAGCCGCGAATTATCCATTGCCACGGCGATCAGGACGGTGCGGCTCAGCCTCTGA
- a CDS encoding COX15/CtaA family protein: MAAISAAAPFVARDRDLRNRALVRGWLYAVVLVLFVLVLVGGATRLTESGLSITEWKPIHGIIPPLNDAEWQEEFQRYQQIPQYAELNKGMSIEAFKSIFWWEWVHRILARGVGLVFAVPLVFFWATRRIERGLGPKLSGILLLGGLQGAIGWWMVASGLVDRVSVSQYRLATHLTLAALIFTATMVVARGLAPHSAPAADRSTQRLAGFLVLLALIQIYLGGLVAGLDAGLSYNTWPLMDGKLIPGDLLILEPAWRNFFESPKTVQFIHRLGAYTIFVAALWHMIATHRRQPGTTHAHRATLLFLLVLAQALIGIGTLLMHVPLHMALMHQAFALVLLGFAAAHWRGTKGAYPLPNQIAVRG, from the coding sequence ATGGCTGCCATATCAGCTGCCGCGCCTTTCGTGGCCCGCGACCGCGACCTGCGCAACCGGGCGCTGGTGCGCGGCTGGCTCTACGCCGTGGTTCTTGTGCTGTTCGTACTGGTGCTGGTCGGCGGCGCCACCAGGCTCACCGAGTCCGGCTTGTCGATCACCGAATGGAAGCCGATCCACGGCATCATCCCGCCGCTCAACGACGCAGAATGGCAGGAGGAGTTCCAGCGCTACCAGCAGATCCCGCAATATGCCGAGCTCAACAAGGGCATGAGCATCGAAGCGTTCAAATCGATTTTCTGGTGGGAATGGGTGCACCGGATCCTGGCGCGCGGTGTCGGCTTGGTTTTCGCCGTGCCGCTGGTGTTTTTCTGGGCGACGCGCCGCATAGAACGTGGTCTTGGACCGAAACTATCAGGCATTCTTCTTCTCGGCGGCCTGCAAGGCGCGATCGGCTGGTGGATGGTGGCGTCCGGGCTGGTCGACCGGGTCTCCGTCAGCCAGTACCGGCTGGCAACGCATCTGACGCTGGCCGCGCTGATCTTCACCGCGACCATGGTGGTCGCGCGTGGATTGGCCCCTCATTCCGCGCCCGCCGCCGACCGTTCGACGCAGCGTCTGGCCGGCTTTCTGGTGTTGCTGGCGCTGATCCAGATCTATCTCGGCGGGCTGGTCGCCGGCCTCGATGCCGGCCTGAGCTACAACACCTGGCCGCTGATGGACGGCAAGCTTATCCCCGGCGATCTGTTGATCCTCGAGCCGGCATGGCGCAACTTCTTCGAGAGCCCGAAGACGGTTCAGTTCATCCACCGGCTCGGCGCCTACACGATCTTCGTCGCAGCACTTTGGCACATGATCGCGACGCACCGCCGCCAGCCAGGCACGACGCATGCGCACCGCGCGACGTTGTTGTTTCTGCTGGTGCTGGCGCAGGCCTTGATCGGCATCGGCACGCTGCTGATGCACGTGCCGCTGCACATGGCGCTGATGCATCAGGCATTTGCGCTTGTCCTGCTGGGTTTCGCCGCAGCGCATTGGCGCGGCACCAAGGGCGCTTATCCGCTGCCCAACCAGATCGCCGTCAGAGGCTGA
- a CDS encoding DUF2842 domain-containing protein, whose product MPIRLKKLIGTFLLVALVIVYALVASIVAVAQLAESGPWAHFLFFLLSGMLWVLPAMGIIKWLILEPPRPKN is encoded by the coding sequence ATGCCCATTCGCCTGAAGAAGCTGATCGGAACATTCCTGCTGGTGGCGCTGGTCATCGTCTATGCATTGGTCGCATCGATCGTGGCGGTCGCCCAACTGGCGGAATCGGGACCGTGGGCGCATTTCCTGTTCTTCCTGCTCAGCGGCATGCTCTGGGTGCTGCCGGCTATGGGCATCATCAAATGGCTGATCCTGGAGCCCCCGCGGCCGAAGAACTGA
- a CDS encoding nSTAND1 domain-containing NTPase — MAVDRVQRRMAAILAADVVGYSRLIGRDEEGTLATLRAYRQIIDRLIVHHEGRVFGSAGDSVIAEFASPVEALRCATEIQLEIDRQNADLPEPGRLRFRIGINLGDVVVEGDNLMGDGVNVAARLEPLSRPGGICVSEAIYAQARDRLSLDFIDLGEHKVKNIARPVHVYRVPLASEEQVRSPFRGLDVFEFENADLFFGRARAITACTERLEQLAANGKAFLLIYGMSGSGKSSLLRAGLMPSITRPGAVVGISLWRRCLIRPSEGPDAVASLTAGLLREGALPELALELTAAELTQLCRSAPDRALTLIRQALGKAATAAGSVPSQIRLLIAIDQTEELFTTEKEPASREGLVRLLAAFAGSGLVWVIATIRSDFFHRCGEVRGFSALKDGLGSYELLPPTSPEIAQIIREPARAAALRFEERADLGRLDDVLQDAAAADPGSLPLLEFVLDALYEVGRERRILTFAAYRALGGLEGAIARRADEVVDALPPDIQEALPAVLRALTTVRPGDETVTASPVLLSEVAGKPARVALVDALIAARLLVSDEDAAGHVFVRVAHEALLSRWPRASDIVNANRSFLETRARLKADAHRWHSDNKNRDLLLPSGKRLAEGEELLLSRRQEVDDQVVEYIEASSRAQKEREEKDRQAERALIEAAEVARRERLEREADRLAGEAERRDLAATAAIQLARRTRYAAIVATVLALLAGAGAFIGFRGQQEAMRQAVLAQMSADKARSAERKALEARDQALRNQSLSLAFLSQQTATSGNTEAAVLLALEALPTGTSEHRRPYIVDAEAALYKALLAHRQTRIFHQDASVTHAAFNRTGDRIVTSSHDATARIWDALNGTETAVLKGHQGAVERAEFSPDGSRVITVARDGTARMWSATSGEQLFLLQPVGNFPTAIFSPNGTRVLTAGENSDASLWDAQTGRKILSVERRGSSLASFSPDGQSFAIAQRDQRSVLIWNAEDGKLNRTLRVNAWPYSVAFSPDGSRILISSWGPISYPFLSHLWDVSKGMEIAKLAGHKSDTQLQGVMFSHDGRRIATVSLDGSARLWDGISGNLLGVLGQESSGLKLSYLGPDERDQEMNSVFSQDDRFLAAASLNGTVRIWDVERTSLLTTIIGHDALVEHVEFSPVNNSILLTASHDRTARLWDIDGVLTTALSHEYPPTFAVFSPDNVHLLTGGGDSAAHLWEVVSGRQIAELDTHETIQSATFSPDGSRVATASLGGRVLVWDVASRREVAQLKSREGLLQVQFSPKGDLLATGSAHGTAQLWDAASGAELATIKTSGKLPQAIFGRDGDLVLTATDDNAAHLLKTDGTEFKVLIGHQNRITAAAFSPDGQLVVTGSLDRTARIWSIKDGNSVATLKGHSDELTAVAFSQDGQSLLTASRDGTVRIWSVPVGTEKVVLRGHSGAVDSAQISPNGLYVVTTSSQDRTVRLWAAQSGREIAVPASLEDEANRPALMRAAFNSDGTRIAIVSGDDSVRIIRAFQTPLDLIDYARGIVPRELTACERRRFFLPVEGEVGDCPS; from the coding sequence ATGGCCGTGGATCGCGTTCAGCGTAGAATGGCTGCCATCCTTGCAGCCGATGTGGTCGGCTACAGCCGGCTGATAGGCAGGGATGAGGAAGGTACTCTTGCGACCCTGAGAGCCTATCGCCAGATCATTGACCGGCTGATTGTGCACCATGAGGGACGGGTGTTCGGCAGCGCCGGAGACAGTGTCATCGCGGAGTTCGCAAGCCCTGTCGAGGCGCTGCGGTGTGCCACCGAAATCCAGTTGGAAATCGATAGACAGAACGCCGACCTCCCCGAGCCAGGCCGCCTGCGATTTCGCATCGGTATCAACCTCGGCGATGTCGTCGTAGAGGGTGACAACCTCATGGGCGACGGCGTCAACGTCGCCGCGCGTTTGGAACCGTTATCACGGCCGGGCGGAATATGTGTCTCCGAGGCGATCTATGCGCAGGCTCGCGATCGGCTTTCGCTCGATTTCATCGATCTTGGCGAGCACAAGGTGAAGAATATCGCCCGGCCTGTGCACGTCTATCGTGTACCCCTCGCTTCGGAGGAACAGGTCAGGTCGCCTTTTCGCGGTCTCGACGTCTTCGAATTTGAAAACGCCGACCTCTTTTTCGGCAGAGCGCGGGCGATCACTGCTTGCACCGAAAGGCTGGAGCAGCTGGCAGCCAACGGCAAAGCATTTTTGCTCATCTACGGGATGAGCGGCTCCGGCAAGTCTTCTCTTCTGCGCGCGGGGCTGATGCCTTCAATCACCCGACCCGGCGCAGTGGTAGGCATCAGTTTGTGGCGCCGTTGCCTGATCCGCCCGTCCGAAGGGCCTGATGCTGTCGCCTCGTTGACCGCGGGACTGCTTCGCGAAGGTGCCTTGCCCGAGTTGGCTCTCGAACTGACAGCGGCAGAGCTGACTCAACTCTGTCGAAGCGCTCCCGATCGCGCGCTGACTCTGATCCGCCAGGCACTCGGCAAAGCAGCCACCGCCGCTGGCTCGGTCCCTTCGCAAATACGATTGCTGATCGCCATCGATCAGACAGAGGAGCTGTTCACGACGGAGAAGGAACCGGCGTCGCGCGAAGGGCTTGTGCGGCTCTTGGCGGCGTTCGCCGGCAGCGGACTGGTCTGGGTGATTGCGACGATCCGGTCGGATTTCTTTCACCGCTGCGGCGAAGTCCGAGGCTTCTCGGCGCTGAAGGACGGCCTCGGCAGCTATGAGCTCTTGCCGCCGACGAGCCCTGAGATCGCCCAGATCATTCGCGAGCCGGCTCGTGCTGCCGCACTCCGCTTCGAGGAGCGCGCCGATCTGGGGCGGCTCGATGATGTGCTGCAGGACGCGGCAGCCGCCGATCCCGGATCGTTGCCGCTTCTCGAATTCGTTCTCGATGCGCTGTACGAGGTAGGCCGGGAGCGCCGGATCCTCACCTTTGCTGCGTATCGTGCGCTTGGCGGCCTCGAAGGGGCGATCGCGCGCCGCGCCGATGAAGTCGTCGACGCGCTCCCGCCCGACATCCAGGAGGCATTGCCGGCGGTGCTGCGTGCTCTCACCACGGTGCGTCCGGGCGATGAAACTGTTACGGCAAGTCCAGTCCTGCTCAGCGAAGTGGCTGGAAAGCCGGCACGAGTGGCTCTCGTCGATGCGCTGATCGCCGCCCGGCTCCTCGTCAGTGATGAAGATGCCGCGGGCCATGTCTTCGTCCGCGTGGCCCATGAAGCGCTGCTCAGCCGCTGGCCGCGCGCCAGCGACATTGTCAACGCGAATAGGAGCTTCCTCGAGACGCGGGCTCGGCTCAAGGCTGACGCCCATCGATGGCACTCAGACAACAAGAACCGCGATCTTTTGCTGCCGTCCGGCAAGCGTCTCGCCGAGGGCGAGGAATTGCTGCTATCGAGACGCCAGGAAGTCGACGATCAAGTCGTTGAATACATCGAGGCGTCCTCACGTGCCCAGAAGGAGAGAGAGGAGAAGGACCGGCAAGCAGAGCGGGCACTGATCGAGGCTGCTGAAGTAGCAAGACGCGAACGCTTGGAGCGCGAGGCCGACCGGCTCGCGGGAGAAGCTGAGCGTCGGGATCTGGCAGCAACTGCTGCGATACAGCTGGCACGACGTACGCGCTATGCGGCCATTGTCGCGACGGTGTTGGCTCTCTTGGCTGGAGCAGGCGCATTCATTGGGTTCAGAGGACAGCAGGAAGCAATGCGGCAGGCGGTGCTGGCGCAAATGAGCGCGGACAAGGCCAGGTCGGCCGAGAGGAAGGCCCTTGAGGCGCGCGACCAGGCGCTGCGCAACCAGTCTCTTTCGCTTGCGTTTCTTTCGCAGCAAACCGCAACGAGCGGTAATACTGAGGCCGCGGTTTTGCTGGCGCTCGAAGCGCTGCCGACGGGCACATCTGAACACAGACGCCCGTACATCGTTGATGCGGAGGCCGCGCTTTACAAGGCTTTGCTAGCGCATCGTCAAACGAGGATCTTCCACCAAGACGCCAGTGTGACACATGCAGCCTTCAATCGGACCGGCGACCGCATTGTCACCTCATCGCATGACGCGACGGCACGCATTTGGGACGCCCTGAATGGTACCGAGACTGCGGTTCTGAAGGGCCACCAAGGCGCCGTTGAGAGAGCCGAGTTCAGCCCGGACGGAAGCCGCGTCATTACAGTTGCTAGAGATGGCACCGCGCGCATGTGGAGCGCCACCTCAGGGGAGCAGCTCTTTTTACTTCAGCCGGTCGGCAATTTTCCTACGGCGATTTTCAGCCCAAACGGCACCCGCGTGCTGACAGCGGGGGAGAACAGCGATGCATCACTCTGGGACGCTCAAACCGGAAGGAAAATCCTAAGTGTAGAGAGACGTGGAAGCTCCCTGGCTAGCTTTAGTCCCGATGGCCAGAGCTTCGCAATCGCACAACGCGATCAACGCTCCGTTCTTATCTGGAATGCGGAAGATGGCAAACTGAACCGGACTCTGCGGGTTAACGCTTGGCCGTACAGCGTCGCATTCAGCCCGGACGGAAGCCGGATCCTGATAAGCTCGTGGGGCCCAATTTCATACCCTTTCCTTTCGCATCTTTGGGACGTGTCGAAAGGCATGGAAATTGCGAAATTGGCCGGTCACAAGAGCGACACACAGTTGCAAGGCGTAATGTTCAGTCACGACGGCCGTCGAATTGCGACGGTATCACTCGATGGTAGCGCACGACTCTGGGACGGAATCTCGGGTAATTTGCTTGGCGTGCTCGGCCAGGAGTCCTCGGGGCTCAAACTAAGTTACCTGGGCCCGGATGAGCGCGATCAGGAGATGAACAGCGTCTTCAGCCAAGACGATCGGTTCTTGGCTGCCGCTTCCCTCAACGGCACGGTTCGTATTTGGGATGTCGAGCGCACGTCGCTGCTCACCACCATCATCGGCCATGACGCCTTGGTCGAGCACGTGGAATTCAGCCCAGTTAACAACAGCATTCTTCTCACTGCATCGCACGATCGCACCGCTCGGCTCTGGGATATCGACGGGGTTCTGACAACTGCGCTGTCCCATGAATATCCGCCGACCTTTGCGGTCTTTAGTCCCGATAATGTGCACCTTTTGACAGGAGGTGGGGATAGCGCAGCGCACCTGTGGGAGGTTGTAAGCGGACGTCAGATAGCCGAGCTTGACACACACGAAACTATCCAAAGTGCGACGTTCAGCCCTGATGGAAGTCGCGTTGCAACCGCATCTCTTGGGGGCCGAGTTCTTGTTTGGGACGTTGCAAGCAGACGCGAGGTCGCGCAGCTCAAATCTCGTGAGGGGCTACTTCAAGTTCAATTTAGTCCCAAGGGAGACCTGTTAGCGACGGGTTCGGCTCACGGTACCGCACAGTTGTGGGACGCGGCAAGCGGCGCCGAACTGGCCACCATCAAGACAAGCGGGAAGTTGCCACAGGCGATTTTCGGCCGGGACGGGGATCTCGTCCTTACCGCGACGGACGACAACGCTGCCCACCTTTTGAAGACGGACGGAACTGAATTCAAGGTTCTCATCGGGCATCAGAACCGAATCACCGCGGCCGCTTTCAGTCCAGACGGCCAACTGGTTGTCACGGGTTCACTCGACCGCACCGCGCGGATCTGGTCGATCAAGGACGGAAACAGTGTCGCGACGCTGAAGGGCCACAGCGACGAGCTGACAGCAGTCGCGTTCAGCCAGGACGGTCAGTCTCTCCTAACTGCCTCACGCGATGGGACCGTTCGAATCTGGAGCGTTCCGGTAGGAACAGAAAAGGTCGTTCTCAGGGGTCACAGCGGCGCAGTGGACAGCGCGCAAATCAGTCCTAACGGTTTGTATGTCGTGACGACGTCGTCTCAGGATCGCACGGTCAGGCTCTGGGCGGCGCAGTCGGGGCGCGAGATCGCAGTGCCTGCCAGCCTTGAGGACGAGGCCAACCGACCGGCGCTGATGCGGGCGGCTTTCAATTCCGATGGAACGAGGATCGCAATCGTGTCCGGTGATGATAGCGTCCGAATAATTCGCGCGTTCCAAACACCTCTGGACCTCATTGACTACGCACGTGGGATTGTTCCACGCGAACTGACCGCCTGCGAACGGCGACGTTTCTTCCTTCCTGTCGAAGGTGAAGTTGGCGACTGTCCAAGCTGA